A single region of the Leptodactylus fuscus isolate aLepFus1 chromosome 5, aLepFus1.hap2, whole genome shotgun sequence genome encodes:
- the LOC142205041 gene encoding gastrotropin-like: protein MSFTGKYEVESQENYEAFMQTIGIPAETIQKGKDFKFTTEVVQNGDDFTWSQIYPGHTMTNKFTVGTESEMETMSGKKFKATVQREGGKIVVDFGKYKHSSEIVGGKLVEVSEAGGVTFKRTSKKIA from the exons ATGAGCTTCACTGGAAAGTACGAGGTCGAAAGCCAGGAAAACTATGAAGCCTTCATGCAGACCATTG GCATCCCAGCTGAAACCATCCAAAAAGGAAAAGACTTCAAATTCACCACGGAAGTAGTCCAAAATGGGGATGACTTCACATGGTCCCAAATCTACCCCGGCCACACCATGACCAATAAATTCACAGTAGGAACGGAGTCTGAAATGGAGACCATGAGTGGAAAGAAATTTAAG GCGACCGTCCAGCGCGAAGGAGGGAAGATCGTTGTTGACTTTGGCAAATACAAGCATTCATCCGAGATTGTCGGAGGGAAACTTGTGGAA GTTTCAGAAGCTGGCGGTGTTACTTTCAAGAGGACCAGTAAAAAAATTGCCTAA